A genomic region of Haliotis asinina isolate JCU_RB_2024 chromosome 1, JCU_Hal_asi_v2, whole genome shotgun sequence contains the following coding sequences:
- the LOC137272869 gene encoding uncharacterized protein: MASQQLSRSKSKRKHVDLETVSSSDDESETTNLDSWPRFLVVQGIEGQPLKLNPFAISKAIAGICGEVKNITRFRTGSLLVECARKQQAVNLLKARQFVNTRIAVSPHRTLNSCRGIVRDRAKCLSDMSEVDIAAELKSQSVTSVKRFTRKDGDNTVKTNTYLLTFCLATVPKSIKAGYFNIEVEVYIPNPLRCFKCQLFGHGANTCKNSPKCSRCGEKHENADCTNTIKCANCHGDHMSSSRSCPVFEQAHILKLKHTKNISFAEAKKLLPVTDRISTPKTYSAVVSTSRPTVDHECQTSISWVSEKQNILYTISDEDTGTSTQTDMMPEPKNHHEPERKTPMSRKEQKQQRRKEARALKHIEVPLPLQVPVEVHNTYEPLDMETSPSQSSQHKGTSSRSRSPIEPPLVPLIMLSSGIAEALETILMIFNYYHKILNHQLLVYKRHT; the protein is encoded by the coding sequence ATGGCTTCCCAACAACTCTCTCGATCTAAATCCAAGAGAAAGCATGTAGACTTAGAAACTGTCtcgtcttctgatgatgaatcAGAAACAACAAATTTAGACTCTTGGCCCCGTTTCCTGGTTGTCCAGGGAATTGAAGGAcaaccattaaaactgaacccttttgcaatatCGAAAGCAATTGCAGGAATATGCGGCGAAGTGAAAAACATTACTCGGTTTAGAACAGGTTCCTTGCTGGTGGAATGTGCCAGAAAACAACAGGCTGTTAATTTGCTTAAAGCTCGTCAGTTTGTAAATACAAGGATTGCTGTGTCACCACACAGAACGTTGAATTCGTGTAGAGGCATTGTTCGTGATCGGGCAAAATGTCTCTCTGACATGTCGGAAGTTGATATCGCAGCAGAACTTAAGTCTCAAAGTGTCACCTCTGTGAAAAGATTCACAAGAAAAGATGGCGAtaacactgtcaaaacaaacacgtatctgttgACGTTTTGTCTTGCTACAGTACCAAAATCAATTAAAGCTGGGTACTTTAATATTGAGGTGGAAGTCTACATCCCTAATCCACTTcggtgctttaaatgtcagctgTTCGGACACGGTGCTAACACGTGCAAAAACTCCCCAAAATGTTCTCGTTGTGGTGAGAAACATGAGAATGCTGACTGCACAAATACcatcaaatgtgcaaactgtcatGGAGATCACATGTCCTCATCACGATCCTGTCCAGTCTTTGAACAAGCTCATATTCTCAAACTTAAACACACCAAAAATATATCTTTTGCggaggcaaagaaactgttacCAGTTACTGATAGAATCTCCACACCAAAAACTTACTCTGCTGTTGTATCTACCTCCCGTCCAACAGTTGATCACGAGTGCCAGACCTCCATTTCCTGGGTCtcagaaaaacagaacattctGTATACAATTTCTGATGAGGATACAGGAACATCCACCCAGACAGACATGATGCCTGAACCAAAAAATCACCATGAACCTGAAAGGAAAACACCAATGTCCagaaaagaacagaaacaacaaagacGAAAGGAAGCCAGGGCCCTTAAACATATTGAGGTGCCTTTACCATTACAAgtgcctgtagaggttcataacACCTATGAACCACTAGATATGGAGACAAGCCCTTCACAGTCGTCCCAGCATAAAGGGACTTCGTCTCGTTCACGCTCTCCTATTGAGCCCCCATTAGTTCCTCTCATAATgttatccagtggaattgcagaggccttagaaacaattttaatgatcttcaactattatcacaagattttaaaccatcagcttttagtttacaagagacatacctga